agaagctgttttttaaatccccaaccaggggataaaacatgCATGCGCTCAAAAACAGAAAACTAATGTGTTGAAGCTTttcagactaaagatgctagccagatgaatacctggtttggcagaatcccccccccccgaattttcctccccccaaaactaaggtgcatcttatactccgaaaaatatggtacttttaaTGCCCCTTTCTTGGAGTCTAAGAACACTGCATTTAACTTCTGGCTTTACAAGACTGGTAgatgacccgttgtacctacctgaacggtcttctcgatgcactggaaggagagtccaacatgggtatttaaccaatccgattggtagagactgagtaaaaatttacataataaaagttaccgccccttgcagtccccccatgagctcagttttaaaaacgaaaggcacttaagaggataaccaacttttattgacCAATGCAAGAACTCATGAACCAACCCAACCTCCGGTGTCCCTGAACTGtaactaccgggtgggtttggactctccttccagtgcatcgagaagaccgttcaggtaggtacaacgggtcttctccactgcatctggaaggagagtccaacatgggatataccaaagatctttaaagcccatgggagggagaaggtctaactagggacttaggagaaacacaaactctttgaagaaccctcctgccaaaggccgcttccgctgaagcaaaggagtccaacttataatgtctaataaatgttgtaggggctgcccaggttgcagcccgacaaatgtcctctatcgatgcttgagtagaccaagccgccgaagtcgccgcactcctggttgagtgggCTGTCAATCCTTCTGGAACTGTGTGTCCTCCAGCCTTGTAGGCCTCCGAGATACAGTCCTTAATCCACCGACTAATGGATTTTGCCGATAATCCAAGTCCCTTCCtatattcagaaaatgaaataaaaagattcTCAGACTTACGAAACTCCTCTGTCCTTCTAATATAAATCTTTAGAGCTCTCCggacatccaccttatgccacagtAGCTCTGATGGATGACTCCCATGAGAGCAGAAATCTGGAAGAataagttcctgtttcctatggaacactgtatttaccttTGGtacaaaggtggggtccaaacgaAGAACCACCCTATCCGGATAAAAGACACAGAGGTCAGGTCGCACGGATAACGCCGATAACTCCGACACCCTGCGTGCAGATGTAACAGCTACaagaaaggctgtcttgatggaaaGCAGCCTAATTGGTATAGACCTCAATGGTTCAAAGGGAGGTTTAGTTAAGGCCTTAAGTACCCACGTgaggtcccaggatggaaatctcCTGACAGGCGGAGAATGTTTATTCGTGGCTCCTTTAATAAAATCTCTGATCCAAGGATGCTGAGCCAAGGGACGAGACTCTGGAGTTTGAATCATGGTGGCTAGGGCTGCCACCTGTCGTCTCAAAGTATTAGGAGCTAAGCCACGTTCCACCCCTGCTTGCAGAAACTCTAAAACAGCAATTACAGAAGCTTCCCTAGGATCCCGTAAATCCTTGTCGCAAAATTTACAAAACGCAGCCCAGGTCGCCTGATAAATTCGTGAAGTCGATGGGCGCCTGGCAGCCTGCATGGTATCTATAACCTTCTCTGGTAAGTCCAACTGCTTCAAtttatgcctttcaagtgccaaccTGTCAAGTGTAGCCATTGAGGATCTGGGTGTTTCAGATTCCCCTGGCTCAACGAGATGATccgatctggaatcctccacgggggtgacactgaaagttccaccaagtccgcgaaccacgggCGACGTGGCCAATATGGTGCTAGTAAGATCACTTCCGCCTCCTCGTGGagaatcttctccaccaccctcgGGATGAGATTCACGGGGGGAAAGGCGTACaggagacctggaggccaaggtgaCAGTAGGGCGTTGGTCCCCTCTGCTCCTGGATCCGGAAACCGTGTGAAAAACCTCGGAAGCTGAGTGTTCTGGCCGCTGGCAAATAGGTCCACTAGGGGGACCCCAAACCTCTGGGTCAACTGGTAAAACAGGTCTGGATCGAGTCGCCACTCTGACGGATCCAGGGtagccctgctgagccaatccgctgtgGAGTTGCTGATCCCTGCGATATGTTCCGCGGTTAGTGACGCCAAATGGGTCtcggcccaggtgaagagccGCATAGTTTCCTCCATGAGACGTTGAgacctcgtgcccccctgatgattcaggtgggccctggttgctacattgtctgttaagaTAAGTATGTGTTTGCCCTCTACTAGGGGGGCAAAGGCCAACAGGGCTAGAAACACTGCTCTTAGTTCTAAGAAGTTGATATTGACCGAAGCCAATTCCTCTACTGTCCATTGTCCTTGGGCCATATGACGTCCCAGGTGGGCACCCCACCCGTataaactggcgtctgtggtcagaATGAGACGGTCCTGAGTACGAAAGGGGGAACCCTCCTGAATTGTTGCGGTGAGCCACCACTTCAACGACTCTTTGACTTTCCTTGGTAGGAAGATAATCCTTTGTGAGTGgctgaccctggccctctgggctGGCAAAAGGAACCACTGAAGGCCTCTTATATGGTGTCTTGCCCAGGGAACTATACCTATGGCTGACACCAACGTACCTAGCACCTTTGACAATAGCGCCATCGGGGCCCGTCTGAGGCGGATCAAGCCGGCAACCAGACGATGAATGTTCTCCTGCCTCTCGGGAGAAAGGGTTACCTTGCCGGATATGGTATCGATGATGGAACCCAGATGTTGTAGTCTGGTTGTTGGAGACAGCTGACTTTTCTCCACGTTTATAGTGAAGCCATGCGCTTCTAGGGTCCGTATTGTTCTGGCTAAGTCCTCTCTGGCCTGCCTGGGAGACCTGGACAAaatgattatgtcgtccaggtaggccatcagtctgataGAATGAGACCGAAGACTGGCCGTCAGGGCGTCCAGCAacttggtaaaagtccgtggggccgaggagaggccgaagggcatcgccctgtactggtaatgcaCGCCTTCTGAGCAGAACCTGAGGAATTCCCGGTGTGCCGGGTGTACAGGtacgtggaggtaggcctcctttaaatctaTTGAAGTCAACAGGTCCCTGGAACGTACCGAGGGAAGAATAGTCTGTAAGGAGTGCATATGGAACCTCCTGTACTTGATGTAGATGTTGAGTTGTTTCAAATTCAGTATCATTCGGTATCCTCCTGAAGTCTTGGGTACCAGGAAAATCCTGGAGTAAAATCCCCTGCCAACTTCCTGCCGAGGTACCTGTTCGATGGCTTGTATTTCCAGTAAGTGGGCAATCTCCTTGCGGATCTGCTGCCTCTTGTGTAGGTCCCGAAGCCTCGGGCAACTTACAAAGCGATGAGGAGGGGGCCCCATGAATTCCAGACGAAGTCCTTCCGATACGGTGGCTAAAACCCACTTGTCCGAGGAAGTGAGCAGCCAGGAGGGGCTGAAGTGCTGCAGCTTCCCTCCTAGAGGTAGGGGCCCGGAGGAGTCATTTGGAACGACGATATCCCCTCTGGTTGCCTCCACGAAAGGGCCGCCTGGACTGCTGGAAGCCTCTGGGACGATCCTGATAAGATCCGCGATCATTCCTGAATGATTGCTGGGAGTACTGATTCTGGTGAAAACCTCTCTGCGCCTGTCCTTGTCCGGTAGAAGCATCCCAACGCGGGTTCTGTCGTCTGGTGTAGGGAGTAAAACGACGGTCTTGGCGTCTATTGGACTtaaggaggaccttcctcttgtccttgtcctctatgaggactttatCCAAAATGTCACCGAAGAGCATCGATCCCTGTAGTGGAGCTGAggccaggcgccattttgatttcaagTCCGCTGGCCAATTCCTCAGCCACAAAAGTCGGCGTGACGACAGCGTAGTGGCCATGCCCCTACTGGCAAACTTAGCTGCGTGTAGGGTGGCGTCGGCGGAAAACTCAGCTGCGGCCTGTAGCTTGCTGATATCCTGGCGAAGTCTGGCTTCCTCCGGGCCAAGGCGCGACTGCAGCTCCTGGAGCCACATGATGGAGGccctgttgaagaaggaggccgcagcAGCCGCTCTGAAACCCCAGCCCGCCATTTGGTGGGTCTTGCGTAATAGGGTTtccgcctttctgtcctctggtttcaagctcTCCCCCGTCTCTGACGGTACAAGGGCACTGGAAACCAGCGTGACTACTGGCTggtcaatggggggaaactccaaAAGTTTTTCCACCTCATCGTCGAATGTGTAGAACTTGCGCTCCAAATTCGAAGGACCCTGAGCCGCTGCGGGGTGTTGCCAGGGTTTTTTGACTCCCTCAACGAAGATATGCGATGCCGGGATGTGGTccgactcgggttggggttctcTTAAAAGGGAAGCAGATGTCTTGCCGGTCTCTGCTTCTGGTGTCTTAGCCGCTCCCTGCAGGTCCATTACCTGCTTTGCCTTAAAAAGCAGAGTCCGAAACAGCGTGGGCTTAAACAGTCCGGCCACTGGCTGCTGTTCTGGGGtgttctcatcctctgagaaCTCATATTCTTTATCACTGTCCTCGCCAAAGTCCGGATCCTCTGAAagagaccccaaacccgaggggggcggtattGGCCAAAGGCTTCTTGCTTGAGTCTGAGGTCGGTTCACCTGCTGGCCTGTCCCGGCATTCACTCCTTGAGCATAGACATTTGCAAACATCTCCTGTAATTCTGGAGTCATGTGCTGCCACGAACCAGTCTGGGGGCGCAGCCCCGCCGCTGTGGGTGTAAATGTGGCAGAAGGTGCCTGGGTGCCCCTTCTTGGGAGCCCGGAAGGTTCAGGTCTAGTCCAGGACAAGGCTGGAGATGGGGCCTGTGGCAAAGACATGAACTGTCCCTCTGGGGACCAGTCACCCTCCTGTAGGGGTCCCAGGTGTCCAAAGGCTGACTGAGGGGTCCCAGGTTCAGACGTGGTTGGCTGCCTCTGAGTCAGAGGTActggagaaggggaggggtgcaaggctgcctccaatttcttctctagcgcctttatgcgcttttctgcctcttttaatgaGGCCACCGAAGCAGGGGACTGGGAGGGCTTTGACCTCTCCTTATCCTTCCCCTTAGCCTTCTCCTTGCTTACCACTGGGGAGCTGGCTTTCTCGGTATTGGGCTTATCTTCCATTGTACTCACAGC
This genomic window from Erythrolamprus reginae isolate rEryReg1 chromosome 1, rEryReg1.hap1, whole genome shotgun sequence contains:
- the LOC139161469 gene encoding uncharacterized protein, whose amino-acid sequence is MDSRGIGFGQYQLLRTKSSVSSPVGLCPPSRGQTHTYLNRQCSNQGPPESSGGHEVSTSHGGNYAALHLGRDPFGVTNRGTYRRDQQLHSGLAQQGYPGSVRVATRSRPVLPVDPEVWGPPSGPICQRPEHSASEVFHTVSGSRSRGDQRPTVTLASRSPVRLSPRESHPEGGGEDSPRGGGSDLTSTILATSPVVRGLGGTFSVTPVEDSRSDHLVEPGESETPRSSMATLDRLALERHKLKQLDLPEKVIDTMQAARRPSTSRIYQATWAAFCKFCDKDLRDPREASVIAVLEFLQAGVERGLAPNTLRRQVAALATMIQTPESRPLAQHPWIRDFIKGATNKHSPPVRRFPSWDLTWVLKALTKPPFEPLRSIPIRLLSIKTAFLVAVTSARRVSELSALSVRPDLCVFYPDRVVLRLDPTFVPKEGTWIIGKIH